A single genomic interval of Streptomyces sp. 1222.5 harbors:
- a CDS encoding NHLP bacteriocin export ABC transporter permease/ATPase subunit — MSTPATTTAPARTVCLDDPTTLLYVEAGSADLFAVDRGDDPDGPGGHGPERGRRYFLCRAEAGMLLACGTGRDSRHTVVARPVLDARLTLLPLSVLDDVRLGRATLPRPAVGRTPEVDHARVLDGLTAGFTALAEALPGTLPPRQFTSLAATGRTELAARGVARSVDGVRFVRVESGVLDPGDPATEALRPGTDGDGPERYRGALEPAGPGDELVLTERDWLRAREPARLATASLLEVYRQGRLTSALTGYAVRLRATVDHRLAVARARERAELAARQVQDGKVLATAVRGFDAVLHDTDTRVRLADVAADPPLLAAVRLVASRQGFAVRPPVRGRGGGRAQDDLRAIALASGARTRTVRLEDRWWTRDLGPLLGYRTTGRPVALLPLGRGYVMVDDGEVAPVTDRAAARLSNTAVVLYRPLPARVRDVPGLLRFGFSPSLGHGRDLVRLAVTGVLVALLGLIIPVMTGKVLGRFVAEADRGLIVQGALLVIGSGLVTAALSVVQNIAVLRVESRTGAAMQAGLWNRLLSLPASFFTRYSTGELGTTVLGVTAAQELLSGMLTTATLALLTGLANLVLVFCYDLTLALVATALTAFGIGFAAVAGRFQLRWARREYVHEQAMSSMVFQMLTAMPKLRVAAAEERAFAEWSRLAAGGHSLSARVRRVQNAVTTFNAGFPLVCSAIVFAVTAGPLHGRVSLAVFLPFYAAFNLLLSAGLQFTASAVTAVGTVPMLERLRPILEAAPENDGTKADPGDLSGRITVSHLSFRYGQDGPLVLDDVSLTVQPGEFVAVVGASGSGKSTLLRLLLGFETPLAGSVLYDGQDLAELDISAVRRQCGVVLQNGALQAGDVLANIVGTSGYTLDEAWAAAEMAGLADDVRAMPMGMNTMLSEGTNTLSGGQRQRLMIARALVARPRLVFFDEATSALDNPTQGLVAESTRRLNATRLVIAHRLSTVVDADRIVVMDRGRVVQQGTYEELLADADGLFARLAGPQLS; from the coding sequence GTGAGCACGCCCGCCACGACGACCGCACCGGCCCGCACGGTGTGCCTCGACGACCCCACGACGCTGCTCTACGTGGAGGCCGGCAGCGCCGACCTGTTCGCGGTGGACCGCGGCGACGACCCCGACGGCCCCGGCGGGCACGGGCCGGAGCGCGGACGCCGGTACTTCCTGTGCCGGGCCGAGGCCGGGATGCTCCTCGCCTGCGGGACCGGCCGGGACAGCCGCCACACCGTGGTCGCGAGGCCCGTCCTGGACGCCCGCCTCACCCTGCTGCCCCTGTCGGTGCTGGACGACGTACGCCTGGGCCGGGCCACCCTGCCGCGGCCCGCGGTGGGACGTACGCCCGAGGTGGACCACGCCCGGGTCCTCGACGGTCTGACGGCCGGCTTCACCGCACTGGCGGAGGCCCTGCCGGGCACGCTGCCGCCCCGCCAGTTCACCTCCCTGGCCGCCACCGGCCGCACGGAGCTCGCCGCCCGGGGCGTGGCCCGCTCCGTGGACGGCGTGCGGTTCGTGCGCGTGGAGTCCGGCGTCCTCGACCCGGGCGATCCGGCCACCGAGGCGCTCCGCCCCGGCACGGACGGCGACGGCCCCGAGCGGTACCGCGGCGCCCTGGAGCCGGCCGGCCCCGGCGACGAACTGGTGCTGACGGAACGGGACTGGCTGCGCGCCCGTGAGCCCGCCCGGCTCGCCACCGCCTCCCTCCTCGAGGTCTACCGGCAGGGCCGGCTGACCTCGGCGCTGACCGGGTACGCCGTCCGGCTCCGGGCGACCGTGGACCACCGGCTCGCCGTGGCGAGGGCCCGCGAGCGCGCCGAACTCGCGGCCCGTCAGGTGCAGGACGGCAAGGTCCTCGCCACCGCCGTACGCGGCTTCGACGCCGTCCTGCACGACACCGACACCCGGGTGCGGCTCGCCGACGTCGCCGCGGATCCGCCGCTGCTCGCCGCCGTCCGGCTCGTCGCGTCCCGGCAGGGCTTCGCCGTACGGCCTCCGGTGCGCGGGCGCGGCGGCGGCCGCGCGCAGGACGACCTGCGGGCCATCGCCCTCGCCTCCGGGGCCCGCACGCGCACCGTCCGGCTGGAGGACCGCTGGTGGACCCGGGACCTGGGGCCGTTGCTCGGCTACCGCACCACCGGGCGGCCCGTCGCGCTGCTGCCGCTCGGCCGCGGCTACGTCATGGTCGACGACGGCGAGGTGGCCCCGGTCACCGACCGGGCCGCGGCCCGGCTGAGCAACACCGCCGTCGTCCTCTACCGTCCGCTGCCCGCCCGGGTCCGGGACGTACCCGGGTTGCTGCGGTTCGGCTTCTCACCGTCCCTGGGGCACGGCCGCGACCTGGTCCGGCTCGCCGTCACCGGGGTCCTCGTCGCCCTGCTCGGACTGATCATCCCCGTGATGACCGGCAAGGTCCTCGGCAGGTTCGTGGCCGAGGCCGACCGCGGTCTCATCGTGCAGGGGGCGCTGCTCGTCATCGGCTCGGGCCTGGTGACGGCCGCGCTGTCCGTCGTGCAGAACATCGCGGTGCTCCGCGTGGAGAGCCGTACGGGCGCCGCCATGCAGGCCGGACTGTGGAACCGGCTGCTGTCCCTGCCCGCCTCGTTCTTCACCCGCTACTCCACGGGCGAGCTCGGCACCACCGTCCTCGGCGTGACCGCCGCCCAGGAACTCCTGTCCGGCATGCTCACCACGGCGACGCTCGCCCTGCTCACCGGCCTCGCCAACCTGGTCCTGGTCTTCTGCTACGACCTGACCCTCGCGCTGGTCGCCACCGCCCTCACCGCGTTCGGCATCGGCTTCGCCGCGGTCGCGGGCCGCTTCCAACTGCGTTGGGCACGGCGGGAGTACGTGCACGAGCAGGCGATGTCCTCCATGGTGTTCCAGATGCTCACCGCCATGCCGAAGCTGCGGGTGGCCGCCGCCGAGGAGCGGGCGTTCGCCGAGTGGAGCAGGCTCGCCGCCGGCGGGCACTCCCTGTCGGCCCGGGTACGGCGGGTGCAGAACGCGGTCACCACCTTCAACGCCGGTTTCCCGCTGGTGTGTTCGGCGATCGTGTTCGCCGTGACGGCGGGCCCGCTGCACGGCCGGGTGTCCCTCGCGGTGTTCCTGCCGTTCTACGCGGCCTTCAACCTGCTGCTCTCGGCGGGCCTGCAGTTCACCGCCTCCGCCGTCACCGCGGTCGGCACCGTGCCGATGCTGGAGCGGCTCCGGCCGATCCTGGAGGCGGCACCGGAGAACGACGGCACCAAGGCGGACCCCGGGGACCTGTCCGGCCGCATCACCGTCTCCCACCTGTCGTTCCGCTACGGACAGGACGGACCGCTCGTCCTCGACGACGTCAGCCTCACCGTGCAGCCGGGCGAGTTCGTCGCCGTCGTCGGCGCCTCGGGCAGCGGAAAGTCCACGCTGCTGCGGCTGCTGCTCGGCTTCGAGACCCCGCTGGCCGGCAGCGTCCTGTACGACGGGCAGGACCTCGCCGAACTCGACATCTCCGCGGTGCGCCGGCAGTGCGGCGTGGTGCTGCAGAACGGCGCGCTCCAGGCGGGTGACGTCCTCGCCAACATCGTCGGCACGAGCGGCTACACGCTCGACGAGGCGTGGGCGGCGGCCGAGATGGCGGGTCTCGCGGACGACGTCCGTGCCATGCCGATGGGCATGAACACGATGCTCTCGGAGGGCACCAACACCCTCTCCGGCGGCCAGCGCCAGCGCCTGATGATCGCCCGTGCCCTGGTGGCCCGGCCGCGCCTGGTCTTCTTCGACGAGGCGACCAGCGCTCTCGACAACCCCACCCAGGGCCTCGTGGCCGAGAGCACGCGCCG
- a CDS encoding NHLP family bacteriocin export ABC transporter peptidase/permease/ATPase subunit, with protein sequence MSDTKSTTRAPSRRAARRSSRRTRRTAARTRRWARRRAHRVPTVLQMESVECGAASLAMILAHYGRHVPLEELRALCGVSRDGAKASSVMAAARSFGLVARGFQAETDLLLEKIRTGPVIIFWAFQHFMVVEGVTTRFGRTQVAVNDPAGGPRLMEWSEFDSGFTGIVLTFEPGPDFRPGGRRSSTAAALLDRRLPSGRALPLVLLASLLLVVPGIVGAAYSRVFVDRVLASDSPTAVLPLAVAMAVTALMVFVLTSVQQHYLLRMEIRTGLVASARFFRHLLRLPIEFFLQRRPAEVAKRVASNDTVAMILSRDVAATTINLALVVFYGTLMVRYDVLLGVLGLTTAGLNVAVLQLVARSRKDAVAALRADRGNLVGTTFATLSTIESVKATGAEPDAFTRWAGFLAKVTSAQQRLGRTTAVLTTLPPLLAVANIGVLLLVGGLRVVDGTLSVGLLVTFQTLLAALSRPVTQLTNLGTRLQDMNADLKRIHDVEKYPQARCFEPGRDETAADASTGRLDGELSLIDVTFGYGPLAAPVVTGLSLTLAPGSRTAIVGGSGSGKSTVGRLVTGLYEPRSGRILISGRPRDEVPRTVLAASMAYVDQDVALFAGTVRDNLTLWDGTVPDEVVLDALQDAAVFDEVMSRPGGLNARVWEQGGNFSGGQRQRLELARALAARPTLLVLDEATSALDPATERTVMDNLRRRGCACLIIAHRLSTVRDADEIIVLDRGTVAERGTHDELLAVGGLYARLFESSRAEERDTL encoded by the coding sequence ATGAGCGACACCAAGAGCACTACCCGCGCCCCCTCCCGGCGGGCCGCCCGGCGCAGCTCGCGCCGGACGCGGCGCACCGCCGCACGCACCCGGCGCTGGGCCCGCCGCCGCGCCCACCGGGTCCCCACCGTCCTGCAGATGGAGTCCGTCGAGTGCGGCGCCGCCAGCCTGGCGATGATCCTCGCGCACTACGGACGCCATGTGCCGCTGGAGGAACTGCGGGCGCTGTGCGGGGTCTCCCGGGACGGCGCGAAGGCCAGCTCCGTCATGGCCGCGGCCCGGTCCTTCGGCCTGGTCGCCCGCGGCTTCCAGGCCGAGACCGACCTGCTGCTGGAGAAGATCCGCACCGGTCCGGTCATCATCTTCTGGGCGTTCCAGCACTTCATGGTGGTGGAGGGCGTCACCACCCGGTTCGGGCGCACCCAGGTCGCCGTGAACGACCCGGCCGGCGGCCCGCGGCTGATGGAGTGGTCGGAGTTCGACTCCGGGTTCACCGGCATCGTCCTCACCTTCGAACCGGGCCCCGACTTCCGGCCCGGCGGCCGGCGCAGCAGCACGGCGGCCGCCCTCCTCGACCGCCGCCTGCCGTCGGGCCGCGCCCTGCCGCTGGTCCTCCTGGCGAGCCTGCTCCTGGTGGTGCCGGGCATCGTCGGCGCCGCCTACAGCCGGGTGTTCGTCGACCGGGTGCTCGCCTCGGACTCGCCCACCGCGGTGCTGCCGCTCGCCGTCGCGATGGCCGTCACCGCCCTGATGGTGTTCGTGCTCACCTCCGTGCAGCAGCACTACCTGCTGCGCATGGAGATCCGCACCGGGCTGGTCGCCTCGGCCCGCTTCTTCCGCCATCTGCTGCGGCTGCCGATCGAGTTCTTCCTCCAGCGCCGGCCGGCCGAGGTCGCCAAGCGGGTGGCGAGCAACGACACCGTCGCGATGATCCTCTCCCGCGACGTGGCCGCCACCACCATCAACCTCGCCCTGGTCGTCTTCTACGGCACCCTGATGGTCCGCTACGACGTGCTGCTCGGCGTCCTCGGACTCACCACCGCCGGCCTCAACGTGGCCGTGCTGCAACTCGTCGCGCGCTCCCGCAAGGACGCGGTGGCCGCCCTGCGCGCCGACCGCGGCAACCTCGTCGGCACCACCTTCGCGACCCTGTCCACCATCGAGTCCGTCAAGGCGACCGGTGCCGAGCCGGACGCCTTCACCCGCTGGGCCGGATTCCTCGCCAAGGTGACCAGCGCGCAGCAGCGGCTGGGCCGGACCACCGCGGTGCTGACCACCCTGCCCCCGCTGCTGGCCGTCGCCAACATCGGTGTGCTGCTGCTCGTCGGCGGACTGCGCGTGGTCGACGGCACGCTCAGCGTCGGCCTGCTCGTCACCTTCCAGACGCTGCTCGCCGCCCTCAGCCGTCCCGTCACCCAGCTGACCAACCTGGGTACCCGGCTCCAGGACATGAACGCCGACCTCAAGCGCATCCACGACGTGGAGAAGTACCCGCAGGCCCGCTGCTTCGAGCCGGGCCGGGACGAGACCGCGGCGGACGCCTCGACGGGCCGCCTCGACGGCGAACTCAGCCTGATCGACGTCACGTTCGGCTACGGCCCGCTGGCCGCACCCGTCGTCACCGGACTCAGCCTCACCCTCGCGCCCGGCTCGCGCACCGCCATCGTCGGCGGCTCCGGCAGCGGCAAGTCCACCGTGGGCCGCCTGGTGACCGGCCTGTACGAGCCGCGCTCCGGCCGGATCCTCATCAGCGGCCGGCCCCGCGACGAGGTACCGCGCACCGTGCTCGCCGCGTCCATGGCCTACGTCGACCAGGACGTCGCCCTGTTCGCCGGCACGGTCCGCGACAACCTCACCCTGTGGGACGGCACCGTCCCCGACGAGGTGGTCCTCGACGCGCTGCAGGACGCCGCCGTCTTCGACGAGGTCATGTCCCGCCCCGGCGGCCTCAACGCCCGGGTGTGGGAACAGGGCGGCAACTTCAGCGGCGGCCAGCGCCAGCGCCTCGAACTCGCCCGCGCGCTCGCCGCCCGGCCGACCCTGCTCGTCCTGGACGAGGCCACCAGCGCACTCGACCCCGCCACCGAGCGCACCGTCATGGACAACCTGCGCCGGCGCGGCTGTGCCTGCCTGATCATCGCCCACCGGCTGTCCACCGTGCGCGACGCCGACGAGATCATCGTGCTCGACCGGGGCACCGTCGCCGAACGCGGCACCCACGACGAACTCCTCGCCGTCGGCGGCCTGTACGCCCGACTGTTCGAGTCCAGCCGCGCCGAGGAGAGGGACACGCTGTGA
- a CDS encoding HlyD family efflux transporter periplasmic adaptor subunit: MQFRYQALQRKREPDELDAPVLLAAPRGWIAVFVVMIMIAGACVWALAARLEVTVDAPGVLTHPGGTSQVQSPYTGLARELLVRPAEQVRAGQPVARLTDGAGHTRTVTSPFTGKVISAALTTGQYVHAGSTVATVERTDLPDDRLVALVFVPADQAARLVPGRPVDLSVSTAPPAAYGLLRGRVTAVDPYPLTREGLAAIAGGELAAETFHQGQAPRLVTVDLIPDPGSASGYTWSTAKTPPVRLGSQTSVSASIELRTQSPFDLVLGR; the protein is encoded by the coding sequence GTGCAGTTCCGCTACCAGGCGCTGCAGCGCAAGCGGGAGCCGGACGAGCTGGACGCACCCGTCCTGCTCGCCGCCCCCCGCGGCTGGATCGCCGTCTTCGTCGTGATGATCATGATCGCGGGTGCCTGCGTGTGGGCGCTGGCCGCACGGCTCGAGGTCACCGTCGACGCCCCGGGCGTCCTCACCCATCCGGGCGGCACCAGCCAGGTCCAGAGCCCCTACACGGGACTCGCCCGCGAACTCCTCGTACGCCCCGCCGAGCAGGTGCGGGCCGGGCAGCCCGTGGCCCGGCTCACCGACGGCGCCGGGCACACCCGGACCGTCACCAGCCCCTTCACGGGCAAAGTCATCAGCGCCGCGCTGACCACCGGGCAGTACGTCCACGCCGGCTCGACCGTCGCCACGGTGGAACGCACCGACCTGCCCGACGACCGGCTCGTCGCCCTGGTCTTCGTCCCCGCGGACCAGGCCGCCCGGCTCGTGCCCGGCCGCCCCGTCGACCTGTCGGTGTCGACGGCGCCCCCGGCCGCCTACGGCCTGCTGCGCGGCAGGGTGACCGCCGTCGACCCCTATCCGCTCACCCGCGAAGGCCTCGCCGCGATCGCCGGCGGGGAGCTGGCGGCGGAGACCTTCCACCAGGGACAGGCGCCGCGCCTGGTCACCGTCGACCTGATCCCCGACCCCGGCTCCGCGTCCGGCTACACCTGGAGCACCGCCAAGACCCCTCCCGTGCGGCTCGGGTCCCAGACCTCCGTCTCCGCCTCGATCGAGCTGCGCACCCAGTCGCCGTTCGACCTGGTGCTGGGGCGCTGA
- a CDS encoding SagB family peptide dehydrogenase, whose product MTITTTDPGTTAATYTGTTRLVRGAAFEDGQLTTRFGTLRLKALPAGAEAALRALTEGDLDEAAISGLVVAGDGEAGLLRWQMLRGRLDAMGLLEHAVTGPDGAPLARLVAVGRGGTTLRPAPRGPARLSRHALLLPADGVLTLRAPGSPLAVELSAGAAEFLTRLTDWTERTPAPLLRLLATAGALNPGGPDADPETGRGAVQWDPVDLAFHARTRTPAAAPGYGGTYPHADRFPPEPAAAPAGGGPAVPLPVPDLDAIAAREPSLTEVLEGRTSTRAHDPEAPLTLAQLGELLYRTVRIRSTFTGSDGQELADRPMPSGGSVHELEVYPLVTNCAGLEPGLYRYAPDRHELQPVAAPGPATVPLVKEARDAAMMTGDPQVVLLVAARFGRVMWKYETVAYPLILKHVGVLYQTVYLVATAMGLAVCGLGGGDTTAFAAATGRDPLLEGSVGELVLGSRPPAQPEPSAVAGD is encoded by the coding sequence ATGACCATCACCACCACAGATCCGGGCACGACGGCCGCCACGTACACCGGGACCACCCGGCTGGTCCGGGGCGCCGCGTTCGAGGACGGGCAGCTCACCACCCGGTTCGGCACCCTGCGCCTCAAGGCCCTGCCGGCCGGCGCCGAGGCGGCACTGCGCGCCCTCACCGAGGGCGACCTGGACGAGGCCGCGATCAGCGGCCTCGTCGTCGCCGGCGACGGCGAGGCGGGCCTGCTGCGCTGGCAGATGCTGCGCGGCCGGCTCGACGCCATGGGCCTGCTCGAACACGCGGTGACCGGCCCGGACGGCGCGCCCCTCGCCCGTCTCGTCGCCGTCGGCCGGGGCGGCACCACCCTGCGGCCCGCCCCGCGCGGCCCGGCCCGCCTCTCCCGGCACGCCCTGCTGCTGCCCGCCGACGGCGTCCTCACCCTGCGCGCGCCCGGCAGCCCGCTGGCCGTGGAACTGTCCGCCGGCGCGGCCGAGTTCCTCACCCGGCTGACCGACTGGACCGAGCGGACCCCGGCCCCCCTGCTGCGGCTGCTGGCGACCGCCGGCGCCCTGAACCCCGGCGGTCCGGACGCCGACCCCGAGACCGGGCGCGGCGCCGTGCAGTGGGACCCGGTCGACCTCGCCTTCCACGCCCGTACCCGCACCCCGGCGGCCGCGCCGGGCTACGGCGGCACCTACCCGCACGCGGACCGGTTCCCGCCCGAGCCGGCCGCCGCGCCCGCGGGCGGCGGCCCCGCCGTACCGCTGCCCGTGCCGGACCTCGACGCGATCGCCGCGCGGGAGCCCTCCCTCACCGAGGTCCTCGAGGGCCGCACCTCCACCCGCGCCCACGACCCCGAGGCGCCCCTGACCCTGGCCCAGCTCGGCGAACTCCTCTACCGGACCGTCCGGATCCGCTCCACGTTCACCGGGAGCGACGGGCAGGAACTCGCGGACCGTCCCATGCCCAGCGGCGGCTCCGTGCACGAGCTGGAGGTCTACCCGCTGGTGACGAACTGCGCCGGGCTGGAACCGGGGCTCTACCGCTACGCGCCCGACCGGCACGAGCTCCAGCCGGTCGCCGCGCCGGGCCCGGCCACCGTGCCCCTGGTCAAGGAGGCCCGGGACGCCGCGATGATGACCGGCGACCCCCAGGTCGTGCTGCTGGTCGCGGCCCGCTTCGGCCGGGTCATGTGGAAGTACGAGACGGTCGCCTACCCGCTGATCCTCAAGCACGTGGGCGTGCTCTACCAGACCGTTTACCTGGTGGCCACCGCCATGGGGCTCGCCGTCTGCGGCCTCGGCGGCGGTGACACCACCGCGTTCGCCGCCGCGACCGGCCGCGACCCGCTGCTGGAGGGTTCCGTCGGCGAACTCGTCCTGGGCAGCCGCCCGCCCGCGCAGCCCGAACCGTCCGCCGTCGCGGGCGACTGA
- a CDS encoding TOMM precursor leader peptide-binding protein — translation MEKPRLKAHFHVDVVEGERVFLYAEGQDYLVPGKAAAAVVPYLDGRRTVMEIVQELAGTLPIPAVFQALTRFKAAGHLAEGRPDLPENTLAYWDALGIDPAATLGTAPVTVSAAPGTDPGPVLDALRALGLTARTGPFDEVPAEGVAVVLVDDYLDPALERRNERQLAAERPWLLARTGGVAPWIGPFLDPDHTGCWACLAQRLSGNRQLERYLAGKRGESVPRHPARAGIAAGPMAAAGLIAAEAARIAATGEPGALCGQMVTLDLATLSTETHRLIRQPQCPSCGNPALVTERSPKIVLHAEEARHTSDGGYRVTSPEATLARLERHISPHLGAITKLVSHTPENNTLTYSFAAGHNFAMVNDSMDLLRRNLRGQSGGKGRSEVQAKVSAVCEAIERYVGVWRGDEPVLRSAYRDLDPRTAVHPRSLLHFSETQLAGREAWNRDPANRLHKVPDPFPEDASVDWTRGWSLTHDEERLIPAAYAWYGHPDLKDHFFCIADSNGSAAGNTLEEAILQGLCELTERDAVALWWYNRLRRPAFDMDSLDDPYVDRLRAFYDAQDRDLWMLDISCDLGMPVYVAASRRRHSVEDVMVGFGAHPDPRVAAFRALTELNQFLPMIENRDADGNTAYLVDDLETLTWLKEATVEKEPWLLPDPELPATRVGPQAGFDLAARIREQVARIQEAGSEVIVIDQTRPDLELNVVKVIAPGLRHFWRRLGPGRLYDAPVRLGLLAEPTAEADLNSWNVFF, via the coding sequence ATGGAAAAGCCGCGTCTCAAGGCGCATTTCCACGTCGACGTGGTGGAGGGCGAAAGGGTCTTCCTCTACGCGGAGGGCCAGGACTACCTGGTGCCCGGCAAGGCGGCGGCGGCGGTGGTGCCGTACCTCGACGGCCGTCGCACCGTCATGGAGATCGTGCAGGAGCTCGCCGGCACGCTGCCCATCCCCGCCGTGTTCCAGGCGCTCACCCGCTTCAAGGCCGCCGGGCACCTGGCCGAGGGCCGCCCCGACCTGCCGGAGAACACGCTCGCCTACTGGGACGCCCTCGGCATCGACCCCGCGGCGACCCTGGGCACGGCGCCGGTCACCGTCTCCGCCGCTCCCGGCACGGACCCCGGGCCGGTCCTCGACGCGCTGCGCGCGCTCGGACTGACCGCCCGCACCGGGCCGTTCGACGAGGTGCCCGCCGAGGGCGTGGCCGTCGTCCTCGTCGACGACTACCTCGACCCGGCCCTGGAGCGGCGCAACGAGCGCCAGCTGGCCGCCGAGCGGCCCTGGCTGCTGGCCCGCACCGGCGGCGTCGCCCCCTGGATCGGTCCCTTCCTCGACCCGGACCACACCGGCTGCTGGGCCTGTCTGGCCCAGCGTCTGTCCGGCAACCGCCAGTTGGAGCGCTACCTGGCCGGCAAGCGCGGCGAGTCCGTGCCCCGCCACCCGGCGCGCGCCGGCATCGCCGCCGGCCCGATGGCCGCCGCGGGCCTCATCGCCGCGGAGGCCGCCCGGATCGCCGCCACCGGCGAACCCGGCGCCCTGTGCGGCCAGATGGTCACCCTCGACCTCGCCACCCTGAGCACCGAGACCCACCGGCTGATCCGCCAGCCGCAGTGCCCCTCCTGCGGCAACCCGGCCCTCGTCACCGAGCGCAGCCCCAAGATCGTGCTGCACGCGGAAGAGGCCCGCCACACCAGCGACGGCGGCTACCGCGTCACCAGCCCCGAGGCCACCCTCGCCCGTCTGGAGCGGCACATCAGCCCGCATCTGGGCGCCATCACCAAGCTGGTGTCGCACACCCCCGAGAACAACACGCTGACCTACAGCTTCGCCGCCGGCCACAACTTCGCCATGGTCAACGACAGCATGGACCTGCTGCGCCGCAACCTGCGCGGCCAGAGCGGCGGCAAGGGCCGCTCCGAGGTGCAGGCCAAGGTCAGCGCCGTCTGCGAGGCCATCGAGCGCTACGTCGGCGTCTGGCGCGGCGACGAGCCCGTGCTGCGCTCGGCCTACCGCGACCTCGACCCCCGTACGGCCGTCCATCCGCGCAGCCTGCTGCACTTCTCCGAGACGCAGCTCGCCGGGCGCGAGGCGTGGAACCGGGACCCCGCCAACCGGCTGCACAAGGTCCCCGACCCGTTCCCCGAGGACGCGTCCGTCGACTGGACCCGCGGCTGGTCGCTCACCCACGACGAGGAGCGGCTGATCCCGGCCGCGTACGCCTGGTACGGCCACCCGGACCTCAAGGACCACTTCTTCTGCATCGCCGACTCCAACGGCAGCGCCGCCGGCAACACCCTTGAGGAAGCGATCCTGCAAGGGCTGTGCGAGCTGACCGAGCGCGACGCCGTCGCCCTGTGGTGGTACAACCGGCTGCGCCGTCCGGCCTTCGACATGGACTCGCTCGACGACCCGTACGTCGACCGGCTGCGCGCCTTCTACGACGCCCAGGACCGCGACCTGTGGATGCTCGACATCAGCTGCGACCTCGGGATGCCGGTGTACGTGGCCGCCTCGCGGCGCCGCCACAGCGTCGAGGACGTCATGGTCGGCTTCGGCGCCCACCCGGACCCGCGCGTCGCCGCGTTCCGGGCGCTCACCGAGCTCAACCAGTTCCTGCCGATGATCGAGAACCGCGACGCCGACGGGAACACCGCCTACCTCGTCGACGACCTGGAGACCCTGACCTGGCTCAAGGAGGCCACGGTCGAGAAGGAGCCCTGGCTGCTGCCCGACCCGGAGCTGCCCGCCACCCGGGTCGGACCCCAGGCCGGATTCGACCTCGCGGCCCGGATCCGCGAGCAGGTCGCCCGCATCCAGGAGGCCGGCTCCGAGGTGATCGTCATCGACCAGACCCGCCCCGACCTGGAGCTCAACGTCGTCAAGGTGATCGCACCCGGCCTGCGCCACTTCTGGCGCCGGCTGGGCCCGGGCCGGCTCTACGACGCGCCCGTGCGCCTCGGGCTGCTCGCCGAACCCACCGCCGAGGCGGACCTGAACAGCTGGAACGTCTTCTTCTGA